In the genome of Streptomyces aquilus, the window CAACGTCGTCGATCTGGCCGTGGCGGTGGTCATCGGAGCCGCCTTCACCAACATCGTGAATGCGGTCGTGAAGGGACTCATCAACCCGCTCGTCGGAGCGATCGGCACCAAGAACCTCGACAGCTACAGCTCGTGTCTGAGCGACAACTGCACGGCCGACGAGGGCATCCAGCTCCTGTGGGGTTCGGTCCTCGGCGCGACGCTGAGCTTCGTGATCACCGCGGCGGTGGTCTACTTCCTGATGGTGCTGCCGATGGCGAAGTACCTGGCGCGGGTGGAGGCCCGCAGGAAGGCCAAGGAGGGCACTCACGAGGTCATCGAGGTGACCGAGCTGGAGGTCCTCAAGGAGATCCGCGACGCGCTGGTCGCACAGCGTGGCTCGGGCCACGACGAGCGGTAGCTGCCGCCACGGCCCGCCGACTGTGGCGGGCCGTGCGGCGGACGGCTCAGAGGTGGTGGGGCGGCTTCTCGTCGAGGAAGCGCTTCAGGTCCGCCGCGCCGTCCGTACCGGGGCGCTCGCCCCAGCCGCGGTCCGTGTCGTCCGAGGACTGCTGGTCCAGCGGGTCGTCGAAGATCAGCGACGGCTTGGGGGCGCGCGGCTCGGGGTCGGGGGTGGTGCTCATGCGTCCAGGGTACGGCCCTGGCGGCGCCGGCCCTGGCCGGTCCGGTCGCCGTACCGGGTCACACCGCGTACAGCCCGTGGGTCTCGAAGACACCCTTGGCCGAGGTGACCTGCTCCGGGGTGGGGCAGGGGGTGTCGTGCAGGGCGAAGGTCCGCCCCAGCGCCTGCCACTTCGCCTCGCCCAGCTTGTGGAAGGGCAGGACGTCGACGCGGCTGACATTGCCGAGCGTGGCGGCGAAGGCGGCGACACCGGCGATGTTGTCGGGTGCGTCGGTGAGACCGGGCACCAGGACGAAGCGGACGTGGACCTCCTTGTCGAGGTCGGCCAGGCGCCGGGCGAAGTCCAGGGTGGGGTCGAGGGGACGGCCGGTGACCTTGCGGTAGGTGGCGCGGTCCCAGGACTTGATGTCGAGCAGGACCAGGTCGGTGTCGCGCAGCAGGGCGTCGGTGGCCCGGACGCCGAGGAAGCCGGAGGTGTCCAGGGCGGTGTGCAGGCCGAGTTCGTGCTTGAAGCGGTGCAGCAGCTCGCCCGTGAAGACGGGCTGGAGCAGTGGCTCTCCCCCGCTGACGGTGGCGCCACCGCCGGCCGCCGCGATGAACCGCGTGTACTTGCCGGCCTCGGCGACCACGTCGGCGGCGGTGGTGCGCTTGCCGTCGCGCATCCGCCACGTGTCGGGGTTGTGGCAGTACAGGCAGGTCAGGGGGCAACCGGACAGGAACGTGACGAACCGGGTGCCGGGGCCGTCGACGCCGGTCGACAGATCCCACGAGTGGACCGAGCCGACCACGGGGCGCCGCGTCGCCGCAGCGGCGGGGGTGGCCGCCGCGGCGCAGGCGCCGCCGCCCGGCGCCGGCGTGGTCGACGCGGGCGGAAGAAGCGTGGTCATCGCCCTGCTCCCTTACAGCGATCCGTGGAATGTGCGGTTGATGACGTCGAGTTGCTGCTCGCGCGTGAGGCGGATGAAGTTGACCGCGTATCCGGAGACCCTGATGGTCAGTTGCGGGTACATCTCGGGGTGCTCCATCGCGTCCTCGAGGGTCGCCTTGTCGAGCACGTTCACGTTCATGTGGAAGCCGCCGCTCGCCATGTAGCCGTCCAGGACGCCGCAGAGGTTGGCGACGCGCTCCTCGGGGGCGCGGCCCAGGGCGTCCGGGGTGATGGTGTTGGTCAGCGAGATGCCGTCCTCCGCGTCGTCGTAGGGGAGCTTGGCGACGGAGAGCGCCGAGGCGATGTACCCGTGTTCGTCGCGGCCGTTCATGGGGTTGGCGCCGGGCGCGAAGGGGGCGCCCGCGCGGCGGCCGTCGGGGGTGTGGCCGGTCTTCTTGCCGTAGACGACGTTCGAGGTGATCGTCAGCACCGACTGGGTGTGCACGGCGTCGCGGTACGTCGGGTGGCGGCGGACCTTCTCCATGAAGTCGTGGACGATCCAGCGGGCGAGTTCGTCGGCCCGGTCGTCGTTGTTGCCGTACGCCGGGTAGTCGCCCTCGACGACGTAGTCGACGGCGAGGCCCGTTTCGTCCCGGACGACCTTCACGCGCGCGTGCCGGATCGCGGACAGGGAGTCGGCGGCGACCGACAGGCCGGCGATGCCGCACGCCATGGTGCGCAGGATCTTCCGGTCGTGCAGGGCCATTTCGAGGCGCTCGTAGGCGTACTTGTCGTGCATGTAGTGGATGACGTTGAGCGCGTGGACGTAGGTCTTCGCGAGCCAGCCGAGCATGGCGTCGTAGCGGGCGAGGACGGTGTCGTAGTCGAGGTACTCGTCGGTGATCGGCTCGAAGCCCTCGACGACCGGCTTGCCGGAGACCTCGTCGCGGCCGCCGTTGATGGCGTACAGCAGTGCCTTGGCGACGTTCACGCGGGCGCCGAAGAACTGCATCTGCTTGCCCATGGCCATCGCGGAGACGCAGCAGGCGATGGCGGTGTCGTCGCCGTACTTGGGGCGCATCAGGTCGTCGGACTCGAACTGCAGGGCGCTGGTGTCGATGGCGACCTGGGCGGCGTACGACTTGAAGGCCTCGGGCAGGCGCGGCGACCAGAAGACGGTGAGGTTGGGTTCGGGGGCGGGGCCGAGGTTGTAGAGGGTGTTGAGGGCGCGGAAGGTAGTTCGGGTGACCAGAGGGCGCCCGTCCTCGCCGAGGCCCGCCATGGACCAGGTGACCCAGGTGGGGTCGCCGGAGAAGCCCTCGTTGTACTCGGGGGTGCGCAGGAAGCGCACGATGCGGAGCTTGATGACGAAGTCGTCGATCAGTTCCTGGGCCTCGGTCTCGGTGAGCAGGCCGCGTTCGATGTCCCGCTGGAGGTAGATGTCGAGGAAGGCGTCGATGCGGCCGATCGACATGGCGGCGCCGTTCTGCTCCTTGACGGCGGCGAGGTATGCGAAGTACAGCCACTGGACGGCCTCGCGGCCGGTGCTGGCCGGGCCGGAGATGTCGTGGCCGTAGGAGAGAGCCATGGCCTTGAGTTCTTCGAGGGCGCGGATCTGCTCGGCGACTTCCTCGCGTTCCTGGATCACCTCCGCACTCGGCCACTCGACTTCGAGAGCGCTTTTGTCCGCTCGCTTCGCGACGATGAGCCGGTCGACGCCGTAGAGGGCGACGCGGCGGTAGTCGCCGATGATGCGGCCGCGGCCGTAGGAGTCGGGCAGGCCGGTGATGATGCCGGAGGAGCGGCAGGCGCGGATCTCGGGGGTGTAGGCGTCGAAGACGCCGTCGTTGTGGGTCTTGCGGAACTTGGTGTAGATCTCCCGGACGGCGGGGTCGGCCGCGTACCCGTAGGCGCCCAGGGCGCTCTCGACCATGCGCCAGCCGCCGTTGGGCATGATGGCGCGCTTGAGCGGGGCGTCGGTCTGGAGGCCGACGATCAGGTCGAGGTCGGGGTCGATCCAGCCGGGCGCGAAGGCGTCGATGCGGGACGGGGTGCTGACGTCGACGTCGTGGACACCGCGCGCGATCTCCTCGGGAAACATCGCGAGGAGCTTGTTCCAGACCTTGGTGGTGCGCTCGGTGGGGCCGGCGAGGAAGGAGGCGTCGCCCTCGTAGGGGGCGTAGTTGCTCTGGACGAAGTCTCGGACGGCGATGGCGTCGCGCCACAGCCCGCCGCGGAAGCCGGCCCAGGCGTCCCCCGGCGCCGAGGTGTGCTGCGCCGTCTCCTCGGCCGGAGTGGCGGTCGTGGTTTCCGCAGGGATGGCAGTCATGGCCCGCACCTTCCACATCGCTTCGTCGGTACGGCTCCATTGCACGCCCGCGCGGGCGGCTCCGCGGGCCGCGTTGGTCCCGATCTGCGGGACCAACGTCCCGACACCGCGCGGCCCGGACGGGGGGCGGGCCAGCTGACCTGGCGCTTTCTCCAAGCCCTTGGGCCCCTGACCGCTTGTGAATCCGTTCACAAGAATTTCTGGCCGGTATCTGGTGTGCTTGGACGCATGACGTCCAGTTCGACTCCGTCCCCGGCGCCCTCCGACGCGCACGCCACCCGGAGCCCTCTGCGGAGGCTCAGCGCCCGCGGGCGCGACGAGGCCCATCGGGTCGCCTCTCCTCTGGAGCTCTTCTTCGACCTGTGCTTCGTGGTGGCCATCGCCCAGGCGGGCGTGCAACTGGTGCACTCCATCGCCGAGGGGCACGCCGGCGAGGGCATCCTCAACTACGCGATGGTCTTCTTCGCCATCTGGTGGGCCTGGATGAACTTCTCCTGGTTCGCCTCGGCGTACGACAACGACGACGTCCTGTACCGAGTCGTCACCCTGATCCAGATCGCCGGCGTGCTGGTGCTCGCGGCCGGGGTGTCGCGGGCCTTCGAGGATCACGACTTCCTGGCCGTCTGGCTGGGCTATGTGATCATGCGGCTCGCCCTGTCCGCGCAGTGGATACGCGTGGCGCTGTCCACCGAGGGCGCGGAGCGGACGATGGCCCTGCGGTACGCCCTTGGCGTGCTGCTCTGCATGGTCGGCTGGACGGGGCTCGTGGTCCTGCCCGAGGGGGCGCGGCCCTGGGTGTTCCTCGTGATGGCGGTGATCGAGATGTGCGTGCCGGCGTATGCCGAGAAGGACTTCAACTCCTCCTGGCACCCGCACCACATCGCCGAGCGGTACGGACTGTTCACCATCATCGTCCTCGGCGAGACGATCGCCGCGGCCACGATCGCCGTGAAGTCCGCCGTCGAGGAGAACGACGCGCTCGGCGAACTGCTGCCGATCGCCACGGGCGGACTGCTGATCGTGTTCGCGGCCTGGTGGATCTACTTCGTGGTGCCGATCCACGGCAGGCTGCACAGCAACAAGCAGGCGTTCCTGTGGGGCTACGGCCACTACCTGATCTTCGCCTCGGCCGCCGCGATCGGCGCCGGACTGGAGGTCGCGGTCGAACAATCCGTCGGCAAGGCACACATCTCCACGCTGGCCGCGTCGGCCGCCGTCACGCTGCCGACAGCGCTGTATCTCCTCACCGTCTGGGCCCTGCACTCGCGCTACTTCAAGGTGGGCACCGCGCAGCAGCTGGTGCTGCCGGTCACCGCGCTGCTGGTCATCGCCTGCACGTTCCTGGGCGACTGGGCGGTCCTCGCGGCCGGCGTCGTGTCGGCGCTCGCGGTGGCGACGGGGACGACGCTGACGGCGCGCATGGTGGCCCGGGAGAGCCGGGAGGCGGCACCGACACCGGTCGGGTGAGCGCCGGTGTCGACGCCGACGTCGGTGCCGGTGCCGCGCGGATGGGCTGGTGCGGGTGCGGCCTGGACGAGACTGGGGGCATGACAGTTGACGCTCTGACGGACGTCGCCGGCGTGCGCGTGGGACACGCGACGCGCACCGGCGACGGTTGGCTGACCGGCACCACCGTGGTGCTCCCCCCGGAAAGCGGCGCCGTCGCCGCCGTGGATGTACGCGGGGGCGGGCCCGGCACCAAGGAGACCGACGCCCTCGACCCCCGCAACGTCGTGCAGAAGGCCGAGGCGATCGTCCTGACCGGCGGCAGCGCGTACGGGCTCGACGCCGCGACCGGCGTGATGGCGTGGCTGGAGGAGCAGGGGCGCGGGGTGCGGGTCGGGGTGGATCCGACGCATGTCGTTCCCGTCGTACCGGCCGCCTGCGTCTTCGATCTCGGGCGCGGTGGTGACTTTCGGGCGAGGCCGGATGCGGCGCTGGGGCGGGCGGCGGTGGAGGCGGCCGCGGCGAGCGCGCTCGGGGCGCGCGTTCGGGAAGGGGGCGTGGGCGCGGGTACGGGCGCCGCTGTCGGGCCGATGAAGGGCGGGGTCGGCAGCGCGAGCGTCGTGCTCGGGTCGGGGATCACGGTCGCCGCGCTGGTGGTGGCGAACGCGGCGGGATCCGTGATGGATCCGGAAACGGGCGTTCTGTACGGGGAGTTGTTTGAGGGGCGCGTGGACTACCCGGAGGCGCATGTCCACGAGGCCGCGCGCCGGCGCCTCGCCGAGACCGCGGCGAAGAACACGCCTCCCCTCCTGAACACCACGCTCGCGGTGGTCGCCACCGACGCGGACCTGTCGAAGGCACAGGCGCAGAAACTCGCGGGCACGGCGCACGACGGCATCGCGCGCGCCGTGCGACCGGTGCACCTCCTGAACGACGGCGACACGGTGTTCACCCTGGCGACAGGGCAGCGTGCGCTCGACGCCGAGCACCCCCTGGCGCTGAACGAACTCCTCGCGGCGGGCGCCGACATGGTGACGCGTGCGATCGTGCGCGCTGTGCGTGCGGCCGAGTCGGTGAGGGGGCCGGGCGGGGAGTGGTTGTCGTACGGGGAGTTGTACGGGGGTCGGTGACGGAGGCGAGGCGCCCGCGCTCTCGGGTGTGAGCCGCCGCGCCGCCAACGCGCGGCGCCCCGCGGCGTCGGGGCCGAGGTGCGCCTCGGCCGGTGGCTCATTTCGTGTGGGGATTGTCCCGGTTGTGTCACGCGATGGCGTTCAGCGCGCTCGCGGGGAACCCGACCGGCCATGCATGCGCTCTTTGTCCACGCACTGGAGCGGATCACGCACATCACACGAATCGGGAGCAGCTCGTGACAACGCCGGACATAGCAAAGCGGCGCGCACTGGGGGCCTGTGCCGTCCTGGCGGTCGGCGCCCTCACCCTCACCGCCTGTGGCGGCGGCGCCGACGGCAAGAACGACGGCAAGGGCGCCGGGGACTCCCCGAAGACGTCGGCGGCGAAGATCGTCATCTCGGCCAAGGACGGCTCGACGGGCGCGTCGATCAACACCACGGGGGTGAAGGTCAGCGGGGGCGCGCTCACCGGCGTGAAGATGAAGGTGGCCGGGACGGGGCAGGACGTACCGG includes:
- the mscL gene encoding large conductance mechanosensitive channel protein MscL, with amino-acid sequence MSEKKEPSLWQGFKAFLMRGNVVDLAVAVVIGAAFTNIVNAVVKGLINPLVGAIGTKNLDSYSSCLSDNCTADEGIQLLWGSVLGATLSFVITAAVVYFLMVLPMAKYLARVEARRKAKEGTHEVIEVTELEVLKEIRDALVAQRGSGHDER
- the pflA gene encoding pyruvate formate-lyase-activating protein; translated protein: MTTLLPPASTTPAPGGGACAAAATPAAAATRRPVVGSVHSWDLSTGVDGPGTRFVTFLSGCPLTCLYCHNPDTWRMRDGKRTTAADVVAEAGKYTRFIAAAGGGATVSGGEPLLQPVFTGELLHRFKHELGLHTALDTSGFLGVRATDALLRDTDLVLLDIKSWDRATYRKVTGRPLDPTLDFARRLADLDKEVHVRFVLVPGLTDAPDNIAGVAAFAATLGNVSRVDVLPFHKLGEAKWQALGRTFALHDTPCPTPEQVTSAKGVFETHGLYAV
- the pflB gene encoding formate C-acetyltransferase produces the protein MTAIPAETTTATPAEETAQHTSAPGDAWAGFRGGLWRDAIAVRDFVQSNYAPYEGDASFLAGPTERTTKVWNKLLAMFPEEIARGVHDVDVSTPSRIDAFAPGWIDPDLDLIVGLQTDAPLKRAIMPNGGWRMVESALGAYGYAADPAVREIYTKFRKTHNDGVFDAYTPEIRACRSSGIITGLPDSYGRGRIIGDYRRVALYGVDRLIVAKRADKSALEVEWPSAEVIQEREEVAEQIRALEELKAMALSYGHDISGPASTGREAVQWLYFAYLAAVKEQNGAAMSIGRIDAFLDIYLQRDIERGLLTETEAQELIDDFVIKLRIVRFLRTPEYNEGFSGDPTWVTWSMAGLGEDGRPLVTRTTFRALNTLYNLGPAPEPNLTVFWSPRLPEAFKSYAAQVAIDTSALQFESDDLMRPKYGDDTAIACCVSAMAMGKQMQFFGARVNVAKALLYAINGGRDEVSGKPVVEGFEPITDEYLDYDTVLARYDAMLGWLAKTYVHALNVIHYMHDKYAYERLEMALHDRKILRTMACGIAGLSVAADSLSAIRHARVKVVRDETGLAVDYVVEGDYPAYGNNDDRADELARWIVHDFMEKVRRHPTYRDAVHTQSVLTITSNVVYGKKTGHTPDGRRAGAPFAPGANPMNGRDEHGYIASALSVAKLPYDDAEDGISLTNTITPDALGRAPEERVANLCGVLDGYMASGGFHMNVNVLDKATLEDAMEHPEMYPQLTIRVSGYAVNFIRLTREQQLDVINRTFHGSL
- a CDS encoding low temperature requirement protein A; amino-acid sequence: MTSSSTPSPAPSDAHATRSPLRRLSARGRDEAHRVASPLELFFDLCFVVAIAQAGVQLVHSIAEGHAGEGILNYAMVFFAIWWAWMNFSWFASAYDNDDVLYRVVTLIQIAGVLVLAAGVSRAFEDHDFLAVWLGYVIMRLALSAQWIRVALSTEGAERTMALRYALGVLLCMVGWTGLVVLPEGARPWVFLVMAVIEMCVPAYAEKDFNSSWHPHHIAERYGLFTIIVLGETIAAATIAVKSAVEENDALGELLPIATGGLLIVFAAWWIYFVVPIHGRLHSNKQAFLWGYGHYLIFASAAAIGAGLEVAVEQSVGKAHISTLAASAAVTLPTALYLLTVWALHSRYFKVGTAQQLVLPVTALLVIACTFLGDWAVLAAGVVSALAVATGTTLTARMVARESREAAPTPVG
- a CDS encoding P1 family peptidase is translated as MTVDALTDVAGVRVGHATRTGDGWLTGTTVVLPPESGAVAAVDVRGGGPGTKETDALDPRNVVQKAEAIVLTGGSAYGLDAATGVMAWLEEQGRGVRVGVDPTHVVPVVPAACVFDLGRGGDFRARPDAALGRAAVEAAAASALGARVREGGVGAGTGAAVGPMKGGVGSASVVLGSGITVAALVVANAAGSVMDPETGVLYGELFEGRVDYPEAHVHEAARRRLAETAAKNTPPLLNTTLAVVATDADLSKAQAQKLAGTAHDGIARAVRPVHLLNDGDTVFTLATGQRALDAEHPLALNELLAAGADMVTRAIVRAVRAAESVRGPGGEWLSYGELYGGR